The following are from one region of the Aspergillus chevalieri M1 DNA, chromosome 1, nearly complete sequence genome:
- the COQ6 gene encoding putative ubiquinone biosynthesis monooxgenase (Coq6) (BUSCO:EOG09261031;~COG:H;~EggNog:ENOG410PFEE;~InterPro:IPR018168,IPR036188,IPR002938,IPR000689, IPR010971;~PFAM:PF01494;~go_function: GO:0004497 - monooxygenase activity [Evidence IEA];~go_function: GO:0016709 - oxidoreductase activity, acting on paired donors, with incorporation or reduction of molecular oxygen, NAD(P)H as one donor, and incorporation of one atom of oxygen [Evidence IEA];~go_function: GO:0050660 - flavin adenine dinucleotide binding [Evidence IEA];~go_function: GO:0071949 - FAD binding [Evidence IEA];~go_process: GO:0006744 - ubiquinone biosynthetic process [Evidence IEA];~go_process: GO:0055114 - oxidation-reduction process [Evidence IEA]), translating into MRPVNCSVFHLCVRSPCRPGAFAVQRRGFASKPDQAPEIYDVVCVGGGPAGLGLLAALRALPATSKLRVALVETQDLRKARAWNPAPHEFSNRVSSLTPSSVSFLQHIGAWDYLDANRAQNYQEMKVWDGETGSRLSFDWSMETSPFEDLRTVATMAENSNLVRSLLARIEASGDENLSIFANSTVSSIENGTNFYPDGPNMSAWPVLSISSTQQQQQPSRIAARLLVGADGINSPVRRFADINTDGWDYGRQGVVATLALSDPDPAPFPLGTRTAFQRFLPSLGGPIALLPLPNNHATLVWSTTPENTAYLKSLAPKAFIAMVNAAFRLGMADLKYMMGMERPSSTSVADTENLHENELVWRLQHTPLPSHVPPMVTGVQEGSVASFPLRFRHASTYISPRVALVGDAAHVVHPLAGQGLNLGLGDVASLSNTIEYAVTHGMDVGDLLTLERYSAERYGVNAKIGGVCDMLHKLYNVPGQGPVTWARSLGVEAIERLPFVKAFLMRNAEG; encoded by the exons ATGCGTCCCGTTAATTGTTCAGTGTTTCATTTGTGCGTCCGCTCCCCGTGTCGACCTGGAGCATTTGCCGTACAGAGAAGGGGCTTCGCTTCGAAACCCGACCAAGCTCCCGAGATCTACGATGTCGTCTGTGTCGGAGGAGGCCCCGCAGGTCTGGGGCTATTGGCGGCGCTGC GAGCATTGCCTGCGACCTCGAAGCTCCGGGTAGCCCTCGTCGAAACCCAGGACCTCCGCAAGGCCCGCGCGTGGAATCCCGCACCGCACGAGTTCTCCAACCGGGTTAGCAGTTTGACGCCTTCGTCTGTGTCTTTCCTGCAGCATATTGGTGCATGGGACTACTTGGACGCCAATCGCGCACAGAACTATCAGGAAATGAAGGTGTGGGATGGCGAAACAGGGTCGCGGTTATCGTTCGATTGGTCGATGGAGACATCGCCGTTTGAAGATCTCCGCACCGTTGCGACAATGGCGGAGAACTCTAACCTGGTCCGTTCACTACTGGCGCGGATTGAGGCGTCCGGGGATGAGAACCTGTCCATTTTCGCCAATTCGACCGTCTCGTCGATTGAAAACGGTACAAACTTCTATCCCGATGGACCCAATATGTCGGCTTGGCCTGTCCTCTCTATCTCCTCAacccaacaacagcagcaaccatcACGAATTGCGGCCAGACTTCTTGTAGGCGCAGATGGCATCAACAGCCCTGTCCGTCGATTCGCAGATATCAACACGGATGGTTGGGACTACGGCCGACAGGGCGTGGTTGCAACACTAGCCCTGTCAGATCCAGACCCTGCGCCATTCCCACTGGGTACGAGAACGGCATTCCAGCGTTTCCTGCCATCACTTGGAGGCCCAATTGCTCTCCTACCGCTGCCTAATAACCACGCAACCCTCGTGTGGTCAACCACTCCCGAAAACACTGCGTACCTCAAGTCCCTGGCCCCCAAGGCCTTCATCGCCATGGTCAACGCCGCCTTCCGTCTCGGAATGGCAGACCTGAAATACATGATGGGCATGGAGCGCCCATCATCCACCTCCGTCGCAGACACAGAAAACCTCCACGAGAACGAACTCGTCTGGCGTCTCCAACACACGCCTCTCCCATCCCACGTCCCACCAATGGTCACAGGCGTCCAAGAAGGCAGCGTCGCATCCTTCCCGCTCCGCTTCCGCCACGCCTCCACCTACATCTCGCCCCGAGTTGCGCTAGTCGGTGATGCAGCACACGTCGTCCACCCGTTGGCCGGCCAGGGTCTCAACCTTGGTCTTGGAGATGTGGCGTCTTTGTCGAATACCATTGAGTATGCGGTTACCCACGGTATGGATGTGGGTGATCTGCTCACGCTGGAAAGGTATAGCGCGGAGCGGTACGGTGTTAATGCTAAGATCGGGGGTGTTTGTGATATGCTGCATAAGTTGTATAACGTGCCCGGTCAGGGACCTGTGACCTGGGCTCGCAGCCTCGGAGTAGAGGCCATCGAGCGGTTGCCATTCGTCAAGGCATTCCTGATGCGCAATGCAGAGGGTTGA
- a CDS encoding uncharacterized protein (COG:S;~EggNog:ENOG410Q1B0), which produces MASSTGNSSPAATTELKPQSKSKSKKEDNEPPLSANFARSSSSMIGYDHEVYLQLIAGGKSSTKTANQVYREERTRHLTTRALDPAILEPQGDPSSVDFECAEYQRKKDRIQ; this is translated from the exons ATGGCTTCCTCTACCGGTAATTCGTCACCAGCAGCTACGACGGAATTGAAACCTCAATCCAAATCCAAGTCgaaaaaagaagacaatgaaCCGCCCCTTAGCGCCAACTTCGCCcgatcctcatcctccatgATCGGCTACGACCACGAAGTCTATCTTCAGTTAATAGCTGGAGGGAAATCTTCCACAAAGACGGCTAACCAGGTCTATCGTGAG GAACGGACAAGACATCTCACCACTCGGGCGTTGGACCCGGCCATCCTGGAGCCCCAGGGGGATCCCAGTTCGGTGGATTTTGAATGTGCTGAGTACCAGCGGAAGAAGGACCGGATTCAATAG
- a CDS encoding YOS1 family protein (COG:U;~EggNog:ENOG410PRZ5;~InterPro:IPR013880;~PFAM:PF08571;~TransMembrane:2 (o6-24i64-83o)), with translation MFFFGLGKLVYVIILIINAIAVLSEDRFLARIGWGRTQPDAFGASYDSTSVKAKTIDLIASVRTVMRIPLIIINSVIIVAKLIW, from the exons atgttcttcttcggcCTTGGGAAACTCGTCTACG tcatcatcctcatcatcaacgcCATCGCAGTCCTCTCCGAAGACCGCTTCCTCGCTCGGA TTGGATGGGGCCGTACACAACCAGACGCCTTTGGCGCGTCTTACGATAGCACAAGCGTCAAGGCGAAGACGATTGATTTGATCGCGAGTGTCCGGACGGTGATGCGGA TACCTCTAATTATAATAAACTCCGTCATTATCGTCGCCAAACTTATCTGGTGA
- the HTS1 gene encoding histidine--tRNA ligase (COG:J;~EggNog:ENOG410PHWW;~InterPro:IPR036621,IPR006195,IPR041715,IPR015807, IPR004154,IPR033656;~PFAM:PF03129,PF13393;~go_function: GO:0004821 - histidine-tRNA ligase activity [Evidence IEA];~go_function: GO:0005524 - ATP binding [Evidence IEA];~go_process: GO:0006427 - histidyl-tRNA aminoacylation [Evidence IEA]), translating into MKTSLFPGLLCPAQRAVYRCSPIRTSPAATVIGQRKNIHPTRTPHYNHHRPSYYQFPCRYYSSEFSLDTMPKDNKNTFNLKTPKGTKDWSGSDALLRDRIFNTIADIFKRHGGTALDTPVFELREILAGKYGEDSKLIYDLQDQGGEICSLRYDLTVPFARWLAMNPDVRSIKRYHIAKVYRRDQPAVSKGRMREFYQCDFDIAGSFDAMVPDAEVLKIVTEVFEGLGWQGRYSIKTNHRKILDGVFEVCGVPSEKIRPISSAVDKLDKMPWADVRKEMVEEKGLDSAVADKIETYVARRGGRDLLNDLLEDEALTANESAKAGLEEMTNLMDYLEAFGVLDRISFDMSLARGLDYYTGVIYEVVTEGSAPAVQQSSLPTSSSEAPEAQKLQKSGKKDKSKSGNLEDDDRSNDPTLGVGSVAAGGRYDNLVGMFLPKANIPCVGVSFGVDRIFSITKARIEREQRAEALRSSEVDVYVMAFGGKGFTGMLKERMDVCKTLWNAGIKAEFSYKVKPKLPQQFKAAEQGGIPFGIILGEDELANGKVRVKEMGLEEGHPEKEGVLVDLSSLVDEVKARLARKSQSNVDALAQQLEGTKTEDAGV; encoded by the exons ATGAAGACCTCGCTATTCCCTGGTCTTCTGTGCCCTGCTCAACGAGCCGTTTACCGCTGTTCCCCGATTAGAACCAGCCCAGCAGCAACCGTCATCGGCCAGAGAAAGAATATTCACCCCACCAGAACCCCCCACTacaaccaccaccgcccCTCCTATTATCAATTCCCCTGTCGCTACTACTCCTCCGAGTTTTCGTTAGACACCATGCCGAAGGATAACAAGAACACGTTCAACCTCAAGACCCCGAAGGGTACGAAGGATTGGTCGGGCTCCGACGCTCTCCTCCGCGATCGCATCTTCAACACCATCGCCGATATCTTCAAGCGTCACGGCGGAACAGCCCTCGACACCCCCGTCTTCGAATTGCGCGAGATTCTGGCTGGAAAGTATGGCGAGGATTCGAAACTCATCTACGATCTCCAGGACCAGGGTGGAGAGATCTGCTCACTTCGATATGACTTGACCGTCCCCTTTGCCCGGTGGCTCGCCATGAACCCCGATGTCCGCAGCATCAAGCGTTACCACATTGCCAAGGTCTACCGTCGGGATCAGCCCGCTGTCAGCAAGGGTCGGATGCGTGAATTCTACCAGTGTGATTTCGATATTGCCGGTTCGTTTGATGCCATGGTTCCGGATGCGGAGGTTTTGAAGATCGTCACCGAAGTGTTTGAGGGACTTGGCTGGCAGGGCCGTTACAGCATCAAGACCAACCACCGCAAGATTCTCGACGGAGTTTTTGAAGTTTGTGGAGTACCATCGGAGAAAATCCGCCCTATCTCGAGTGCTGTCGACAAGCTGGACAAGATGCCCTGGGCTGATGTGCGCAAGGAAATGGTCGAGGAGAAGGGCCTCGACAGTGCGGTTGCAGACAAGATTGAGACCTACGTGGCCCGGAGGGGAGGACGGGACTTGCTCAACGATTTGCTCGAGGACGAAGCCCTGACCGCAAACGAGTCCGCCAAGGCCGGTCTGGAGGAAATGACCAATCTGATGGACTACCTCGAGGCCTTTGGTGTCCTCGACCGCATCTCCTTCGACATGTCGCTGGCCCGTGGTCTCGACTACTACACCGGTGTGATCTACGAAGTCGTCACGGAAGGCTCCGCCCCTGCCGTCCAGCAGTCCTCCCTCCCAACATCATCTTCGGAAGCCCCCGAAGCCCAAAAACTGCAAAAGTCCGGCAAGAAGGACAAGTCCAAGTCCGGAAACTTGGAAGACGATGATCGCTCCAACGACCCCACATTGGGTGTCGGTAGTGTTGCTGCCGGTGGCCGCTACGACAACCTGGTCGGCATGTTCCTTCCCAAGGCCAACATTCCCTGTGTCGGTGTGTCGTTTGGTGTTGACCGTATCTTCTCCATCACCAAGGCTCGCATTGAGCGCGAGCAGCGTGCTGAGGCTCTGCGCAGCAGCGAGGTGGATGTTTATGTGATGGCCTTTGGTGGTAAGGGCTTCACCGGTATGCTAAAGGAGCGTATGGACGTCTGCAAGACTCTCTGGAACGCTGGTATCAAG GCCGAATTCTCCTACAAGGTCAAGCCCAAGCTCCCCCAACAATTTAAGGCTGCCGAACAAGGCGGTATCCCCTTCGGCATCATCCTGGGCGAAGACGAACTCGCCAACGGTAAGGTCCGCGTCAAGGAAATGGGTCTCGAGGAAGGACACCCCGAGAAGGAAGGTGTGTTGGTGGACCTCTCCTCGCTGGTCGACGAGGTGAAGGCTCGTCTTGCGCGGAAGAGTCAGTCGAATGTGGATGCTCTTGCACAGCAACTGGAGGGCACTAAGACAGAGGATGCTGGCGTTTAA
- the SNX4 gene encoding sorting nexin-4 (BUSCO:EOG09261PNZ;~COG:U;~EggNog:ENOG410PFJX;~InterPro:IPR027267,IPR001683,IPR036871,IPR015404;~PFAM:PF09325,PF00787;~go_function: GO:0035091 - phosphatidylinositol binding [Evidence IEA]), giving the protein MNQHDDFDSVSWRNEPDSDNSRPTTSGTDTEEQRGLNYDVNGKRRMSSAHDEPQAGALADAIDLAGIGDGVLECNVSSPLKENDGTKDAYVSYLVTTHTDFKSFQKPEFSVRRRFTDFYFLYKTLYREYPACAVPPLPDKHKMEYVRGDRFGPEFTTRRAWSLHRFLKRLTLHPVFRRAPILTIFLESPDWNAHMRLRSSRTSQGSSETAGGAGIFDNFTDTFVNAFTKVHKPDRRFIEVREKADKLDEDLNHVEKIVGRVARRESDLETDYNELATQFRSLVSLEPNVEVPLQIFAASVEETGRGLKTLKDHTDQNYLGSLRDMESYITSVKNLLKTREQKQLDFEALVDYRNKAVAERDSLAANPSSYYASNPLTSSPASFIRSKMEDMRGVDHEQSRRERVRKLELRIDELTREVDSAKTTSEMFDEEVVREVADFERIKAAEFRDTLGDFAAKHIDFYQGVINTWERFVADMEGEVEGNPERTEDNTER; this is encoded by the exons ATGAATCAGCACGACGACTTCGACAGCGTTTCGTGGAGAAACGAACCGGATAGTGACAACTCTCGTCCAACCACCTCCGGGACAGATACAGAAGAACAACGTGGACTCAACTACGATGTCAATGGCAAGCGAAGGATGAGTTCAGCCCACGATGAACCGCAGGCCGGGGCGTTGGCCGACGCTATCGACCTGGCAGGCATCGGTGACGGGGTTCTTGAATGCAATGTCTCATCGCCTTTGAAGGAGAATGATGGAACGAAGGACGCATATGTTTCATATTTGGTTACGACGCAT ACCGACTTTAAATCCTTCCAAAAGCCGGAGTTTTCCGTGCGCAGACGATTCACCGACTTCTACTTCCTATACAAGACGCTTTATCGAGAATATCCTGCCTGCGCGGTTCCGCCGTTGCCTGATAAGCACAAGATGGAGTACGTGCGGGGAGACAGGTTTGGGCCTGAATTCACCACCCGTCGTGCTTGGTCCCTACATCGATTTCTCAAACGACTTACATTGCATCCTGTCTTCCGTCGAGCACCGATATTGACGATATTCCTGGAATCACCGGACTGGAATGCGCATATGCGGCTGCGCTCATCGCGCACTTCCCAGGGTTCATCGGAGACTGCCGGGGGAGCGGGGATCTTCGATAACTTTACAGATACCTTTGTCAACGCATTCACAAAGGTGCACAAGCCGGATCGTCGGTTCATTGAGGTTCGGGAGAAGGCGGACAAGTTAGATGAGGATCTCAACCATGTCGAGAAGATCGTGGGCCGGGTGGCCCGTCGCGAGTCGGATCTGGAAACAGACTATAACGAGTTAGCTACGCAGTTCCGCAGCTTGGTCAGTCTCGAACCCAACGTCGAGGTTCCCTTGCAGATATTCGCAGCTTCGGTAGAGGAGACAGGGCGCGGGCTCAAGACGCTCAAAGACCATACGGACCAGAACTACCTTGGTTCCTTACGGGACATGGAATCATACATCACCTCTGTCAAGAACCTGCTCAAGACCCGGGAGCAGAAACAACTCGATTTCGAAGCCTTGGTCGACTACCGCAACAAAGCGGTCGCCGAGCGGGACTCGCTGGCCGCCAACCCATCCTCCTACTACGCCTCCAACCCCCTCACCTCCTCCCCGGCCTCCTTCATCCGCTCCAAGATGGAAGATATGCGCGGTGTCGACCACGAGCAATCCCGGCGGGAACGGGTGCGCAAGCTGGAGCTGCGTATTGACGAGCTCACGCGCGAGGTGGACTCAGCTAAGACGACGTCGGAGATGTTCGATGAGGAAGTCGTACGCGAGGTGGCGGACTTTGAGCGGATCAAGGCGGCTGAGTTCCGGGACACGCTGGGGGATTTCGCTGCCAAACATATCGACTTTTACCAGGGGGTTATCAACACGTGGGAGCGATTTGTTGCTGATATGGAGGGCGAGGTGGAGGGGAATCCTGAGAGGACGGAGGATAATACAGAACGGTAG
- the creB gene encoding ubiquitin C-terminal hydrolase CreB (COG:O;~EggNog:ENOG410PG83;~InterPro:IPR038765,IPR001394,IPR018200,IPR028889;~MEROPS:MER0014642;~PFAM:PF13423,PF00443;~go_function: GO:0004843 - thiol-dependent ubiquitin-specific protease activity [Evidence IEA];~go_process: GO:0006511 - ubiquitin-dependent protein catabolic process [Evidence IEA];~go_process: GO:0016579 - protein deubiquitination [Evidence IEA]), producing the protein MGSFFKSFRGNAGSSMSSSGASPAKKEPQAPPMSPLEKKLQGMGPIRNDGSDKFFGMENYGSTCYCNSILQCLYFSVPFREAVLNYPTRTPIESLEAALEKSLRFQDPNAYLEAEAQAQREKAANPQRIGAPPNQPQKPEDKESPEYKKKVALQTLPLLETQNNSNSYGMSESLFTALKDIFESLVGSKSRIGITRPQQFLEVLRREHEMFRTAMHQDAHEFLNLLLNEVVSNVETEALKQPPPPKSLPFTESADSFDLANSSGSKTPNTTRWVHELFEGTLTSETQCLTCEKVSQRDEIFLDLSVDLEQHSSVTSCLRKFSAEEMLCERNKFHCDNCGGLQEAEKRMKIKRLPRILALHLKRFKYTEDLQRLQKLFHRVVYPYHLRLFNTTDDAEDPDRLYELYAVVVHIGGGPYHGHYVSIVKTEDRGWLLFDDEMVEPVDKNYVRNFFGDKPGLACAYVLFYQETTMEAVLKEQEQEDLAASMDFPIPNEKQHNGVPPSPSLNHFQSTSQLSSPSSEFIRSNGSRPPTAPRLSTQIERTEPEITSLRTPTVHTPPPVPPIPVAHTMPLSPKKSDVQSRKDRAREEKERKIAEKEREKSEKQRRVSNAREHRHEGVPKPPVDTSKSSRPEDDRRNVPDNGNTDSPKKMHHHGFHRFRRSSKSLSHRFGMDKDSRTSTSDLPRTPINEHIASAGVSPPRKSELPDRPSLNHKTGTDAPKEHKHGKWRSFSFRKML; encoded by the exons ATGGGCTCGTTTTTTAAGAGCTTCCGGGGCAATGCG GGGTCTTCCATGTCTTCGAGCGGGGCGTCTCCCGCAAAGAAAGAGCCTCAAGCACCCCCGATGAGTCCGCTGGAGAAGAAGCTGCAGGGAATGGGTCCCATTCGGAACGATGGTAGCGATAAGTTCTTCGGAATGGAAAAT TACGGTAGCACCTG TTACTGTAACTCGATCTTACAATGCCTCTACTTTTCCGTTCCCTTCCGAGAAGCCGTCCTCAACTATCCCACGCGAACACCGATCGAGAGCCTGGAGGCCGCGCTAGAGAAATCGCTCCGTTTTCAAGATCCAAACGCTTACTTAGAAGCCGAAGCGCAAGCCCAAAGAGAAAAAGCTGCGAACCCTCAGCGTATTGGCGCACCACCAAACCAACCTCAGAAGCCAGAAGACAAGGAATCACCCGAATACAAGAAGAAAGTCGCTTTACAGACCCTGCCGCTCCTAGAGACCCAGAACAATTCCAACAGTTATGGCATGTCGGAATCATTGTTTACGGCGTTGAAGGATATCTTTGAATCACTGGTGGGAAGCAAGTCGCGAATAGGGATCACACGGCCACAGCAGTTTTTGGAGGTTCTTAGGCGTGAACATGAGATGTTTCGGACCGCCATGCATCAAGATGCCCACGAATTTCTAAATCTTTTACTCAATGAAGTCGTCTCGAATGTTGAAACGGAAGCTCTAAAACAACCACCTCCACCCAAGAGCCTCCCATTTACAGAGAGTGCGGATTCATTTGACCTGGCCAACAGCTCAGGCTCCAAAACACCGAATACCACGCGGTGGGTACACGAACTATTTGAGGGGACACTGACATCCGAAACTCAGTGTCTTACCTGCGAAAAGGTCTCCCAGCGCGACGAGATCTTCTTGGACTTGTCTGTCGATCTCGAGCAGCACTCTTCCGTGACCTCGTGTTTGAGGAAGTTCTCCGCGGAAGAGATGCTGTGCGAGAGGAATAAATTCCACTGCGACAACTGTGGAGGGCTCCAAGAGGcggagaagaggatgaaaatCAAGCGATTGCCTCGAATATTGGCCTTGCATCTCAAGCGCTTCAAGTATACCGAGGATCTCCAACGGCTGCAGAAATTGTTTCACCGTGTCGTGTACCCGTATCACCTACGCCTCTTCAATACGACAGACGATGCCGAGGATCCGGACCGTCTCTACGAGTTATACGCTGTGGTGGTACACATCGGTGGGGGGCCCTACCATGGCCATTACGTGTCGATCGTAAAGACAGAAGACCGCGGTTGGTTGCTCTTTGACGATGAGATGGTGGAACCGGTGGATAAGAACTATGTTCGCAACTTCTTTGGGGACAAGCCTGGCTTGGCCTGTGCCTACGTTCTATTTTACCAAGAGACTACTATGGAAGCGGTTCTCAAGGAGCAAGAGCAGGAGGATTTGGCAGCCTCTATGGATTTCCCGATTCCGAACGAGAAGCAGCACAATGGCGTCCCGCCATCTCCTAGCTTGAACCATTTCCAGAGCACATCGCAGCTCTCGTCACCATCATCCGAATTTATTCGTTCCAATGGCTCCCGACCACCCACTGCACCTCGACTTTCCACTCAAATAGAGCGGACGGAGCCTGAAATTACCTCTCTACGGACCCCAACCGTACACACACCGCCACCTGTGCCACCCATACCTGTAGCCCATACTATGCCCCTGAGCCCGAAGAAGAGCGATGTGCAATCCAGGAAAGACCGTGCtcgagaagaaaaggaacgaAAGATTGctgaaaaggaaagagagaagagtgaAAAGCAACGGCGAGTTTCAAACGCCCGCGAACACCGACATGAAGGTGTACCAAAGCCCCCTGTCGACACAAGCAAGTCATCCAGACCCGAGGATGATCGACGCAATGTCCCAGATAACGGCAATACTGACTCCCCGAAGAAAATGCATCACCACGGCTTCCATCGCTTTAGGCGAAGCAGTAAGAGTCTCAGCCACCGCTTTGGCATGGACAAGGATTCCCGCACATCGACTTCGGATCTTCCCCGAACACCTATCAATGAACATATTGCCTCTGCTGGTGTTTCACCTCCACGCAAAAGCGAACTGCCTGATCGGCCATCGCTGAACCACAAAACTGGGACTGACGCTCCCAAAGAACACAAACATGGAAAATGGAGAAGCTTTAGTTTTCGGAAGATGCTCTAG